One segment of Pseudomonas sp. FP2196 DNA contains the following:
- a CDS encoding FAD-binding oxidoreductase encodes MVLMPHVASYYAASSLPQPDHPLLQGEVIADVCVIGGGFSGLNTALELAERGLSVVLLEAHKIGWGASGRNGGQLIRGVGHGLDQFTNVIGADGVRQMKLMGLEAVEIVRQRIERFQIACDLTWGYCDLANKPADLEGFAEDAEALRGLGYRYETRLLQANEMHTVVGSKRYVGGLIDMGSGHLHPLNLALGEAAAAQQLGVKLFEHSAVTRIDYGPEVKVHTAQGSVRAKTLVLGCNAYLNDLNPQLSGKVLPAGSYIIATEPLSEEQAYNLLPQNMAVCDQRVALDYYRLSADRRLLFGGACHYSGRDPKDIAAYMQPKMLEVFPQLAGVRIDFQWGGMIGIGANRLPQIGRLTDQPNVYYAQAYSGHGVNATHLAGKLLAEAISGQHSSGFDLFAKVPHITFPGGKHLRSPLLALGMLWHRMKELV; translated from the coding sequence ATGGTGCTCATGCCTCACGTTGCCTCTTATTACGCCGCCAGCAGCCTGCCGCAACCGGATCATCCGCTGCTGCAAGGCGAAGTGATTGCCGACGTGTGCGTGATTGGCGGCGGGTTCTCGGGGCTGAACACTGCGCTGGAACTGGCCGAGCGCGGCCTCAGCGTGGTGTTGCTGGAAGCGCACAAGATCGGTTGGGGCGCCAGCGGGCGTAATGGTGGGCAGTTGATTCGTGGGGTCGGTCATGGGCTCGATCAATTCACCAATGTGATCGGTGCCGACGGCGTGCGGCAGATGAAACTCATGGGCCTGGAGGCAGTGGAAATCGTTCGCCAGCGCATCGAGCGATTCCAGATTGCCTGCGATCTGACCTGGGGCTATTGCGACCTCGCCAACAAACCTGCCGACCTTGAAGGGTTTGCCGAAGATGCCGAAGCGCTGCGCGGTCTCGGTTATCGCTACGAAACCCGCTTGCTGCAAGCCAATGAAATGCACACCGTGGTCGGCTCCAAACGCTACGTCGGCGGACTGATCGACATGGGTTCCGGGCATCTGCATCCGTTGAATCTCGCCTTGGGTGAAGCGGCGGCGGCGCAGCAATTGGGGGTGAAACTGTTCGAGCATTCGGCGGTGACGCGTATCGATTACGGCCCCGAGGTGAAAGTTCATACAGCGCAGGGCTCAGTGCGCGCCAAGACCCTGGTGCTGGGCTGCAACGCTTACCTCAATGATCTCAACCCGCAACTCAGCGGCAAGGTGCTGCCGGCGGGCAGCTACATCATTGCTACCGAGCCTTTGAGCGAAGAGCAGGCGTACAACCTTTTGCCGCAGAACATGGCGGTCTGTGACCAGCGGGTAGCACTGGACTACTACCGACTCTCGGCGGATCGGCGTTTGCTGTTCGGTGGCGCCTGCCATTACTCGGGGCGCGATCCGAAGGACATCGCCGCGTACATGCAACCGAAAATGCTCGAAGTATTTCCGCAACTGGCCGGGGTGAGGATTGATTTCCAGTGGGGCGGGATGATTGGCATCGGCGCCAATCGCCTTCCGCAGATTGGCCGGCTCACTGATCAGCCGAATGTGTATTACGCCCAGGCGTATTCCGGTCATGGAGTAAATGCCACGCACCTGGCGGGCAAGTTACTGGCCGAGGCGATCAGCGGCCAGCACAGCAGCGGCTTTGATCTGTTTGCCAAGGTGCCGCACATCACCTTCCCGGGCGGCAAACATTTGCGCTCGCCATTGCTTGCGCTAGGGATGTTGTGGCATCGGATGAAAGAGCTGGTCTGA
- a CDS encoding DUF1127 domain-containing protein, which produces MNGLSDVRLTLHSQELAAEQEDSAWNAAMRNAPSGLSRWGLIWHRLHTRKALLGLTADQLKDVGLTREQALEEGLKPFWRI; this is translated from the coding sequence ATGAACGGCTTGAGCGATGTGCGGCTGACGTTACACAGTCAGGAACTGGCGGCAGAGCAGGAGGACAGTGCGTGGAATGCGGCCATGCGCAACGCGCCGTCCGGCCTGAGTCGCTGGGGCCTGATCTGGCATCGTCTGCACACGCGCAAAGCGTTGTTGGGGTTGACGGCTGATCAACTCAAGGATGTCGGGTTGACGCGTGAGCAAGCGCTGGAGGAGGGGTTGAAGCCTTTCTGGCGGATCTGA
- a CDS encoding PLP-dependent aminotransferase family protein → MTLYVNLAELLGTRIEQGFYRPGDRLPSVRALSVEHGVSLSTVQQAYRMLEDSGLATPKPKSGYFVPVGRELPELPAVGRPAQRPVEISQWDQVLELIRAVPRKDVVQLGRGMPDVTSPTMKPLLRGLARISRRQDMPGLYYDNIHGTLELREQIARLMLDSGCQLSAADLVVTTGCHEALSTSIHAICEPGDIVAVDSPSFHGAMQTLKGLGMKALEIPTDPLTGISLEALELALEQWPIKVIQLTPNCNNPLGYIMPEARKRALLNLAQRFDVAIIEDDVYGELAYTYPRPRTIKSFDEDGRVLLCSSFSKTLAPGLRIGWVAPGRYLERVLHMKYISTGSTAPQPQIAIAEFLKSGHFEPHLRRMRTQYQRNRDMMIDWVARYFPPGTRASRPQGSFMLWVELPEGFDTLKLNRALHDQGVQIAVGSIFSASGKYRNCLRMNYAAKPTPLIEEAVRKVGAAAIKLLAEAD, encoded by the coding sequence ATGACGCTTTATGTGAACCTCGCCGAACTGCTCGGCACCCGCATCGAACAAGGCTTCTATCGTCCGGGTGACAGGCTGCCGTCGGTGCGCGCCTTGAGCGTCGAACACGGCGTCAGTCTCAGCACGGTGCAGCAGGCTTATCGCATGCTGGAAGACAGCGGCTTGGCCACACCGAAACCCAAGTCCGGGTATTTCGTGCCCGTCGGTCGCGAACTGCCGGAACTGCCCGCCGTCGGACGTCCAGCGCAGCGGCCGGTGGAGATTTCGCAGTGGGATCAGGTGCTGGAGCTGATTCGCGCGGTGCCGCGCAAGGATGTAGTGCAACTCGGTCGCGGCATGCCCGACGTCACCTCGCCGACCATGAAACCGCTGCTGCGCGGACTGGCGCGGATCAGCCGGCGCCAGGACATGCCTGGCCTGTATTACGACAACATCCACGGTACCCTCGAATTGCGCGAACAGATCGCCCGGCTGATGCTCGATTCCGGCTGTCAGTTGAGCGCCGCCGACCTGGTCGTCACCACCGGTTGCCATGAAGCGCTGTCGACCAGCATCCACGCGATCTGCGAGCCGGGCGACATTGTTGCGGTGGATTCGCCGAGCTTCCACGGGGCCATGCAGACCCTCAAGGGGCTGGGCATGAAAGCCCTGGAAATCCCCACCGACCCGCTCACCGGCATCAGCCTCGAAGCGCTGGAACTGGCGCTGGAGCAATGGCCGATCAAAGTCATTCAGCTCACGCCCAACTGCAACAACCCGCTCGGCTACATCATGCCGGAGGCCCGCAAGCGCGCCCTGCTCAACCTGGCACAGCGTTTCGATGTAGCGATTATCGAAGACGATGTGTATGGCGAATTGGCCTACACCTACCCACGCCCGCGCACGATCAAATCCTTCGACGAAGACGGCCGCGTGTTGCTGTGCAGTTCGTTTTCCAAAACCCTCGCGCCAGGGCTGCGCATCGGCTGGGTCGCGCCGGGGCGTTATCTGGAGCGGGTGCTGCACATGAAATACATCAGCACTGGCTCCACCGCGCCACAGCCGCAGATCGCCATTGCCGAATTTCTTAAGTCTGGTCACTTCGAACCGCATTTGCGGCGGATGCGCACGCAATACCAGCGTAATCGCGACATGATGATCGACTGGGTCGCGCGTTACTTCCCTCCCGGAACCCGCGCCAGCCGCCCGCAAGGAAGCTTCATGCTGTGGGTTGAATTGCCGGAGGGTTTTGACACGCTGAAACTCAATCGTGCGCTGCACGATCAAGGCGTACAGATTGCCGTCGGCAGCATCTTTTCCGCCTCGGGCAAGTACCGCAATTGCCTGCGGATGAACTACGCTGCCAAACCGACACCGCTAATAGAAGAGGCGGTACGCAAGGTCGGCGCGGCAGCAATCAAACTGCTGGCCGAAGCCGACTGA
- a CDS encoding phospholipase D family protein, whose translation MSLRQPLLALLMLTALLSGCASLNVPREPSQALPASDSGFGRSIQAQAAPYQGRSGFRLLSNSTEAFTARAELIRNAQSSLDLQYYIVHDGVSTRMLVEELLKAADRGVRVRILLDDTTSDGLDQIIATLAAHPQIQIRLFNPLHLGRSTGATRAAGRLLNLSLQHRRMHNKLWLADNSVAIVGGRNLGDEYFDAEPNLNFTDIDMLSVGPVAEQLGHSFDQYWNSALSKPIEEFLSSKPSAKDLQNTRTRLEESLEETRKQNHALYQQLMTFKTEPRMDIWRKELIWAWSQALWDAPSKVLAKGEPDPQLLLTTQLAPELTGVSKELIMISAYFVPGQPGLVYLTGRADAGVSVNLLTNSLEATDVPAVHGGYAPYRKALLEHGVKLFELRRQPGDGGGSGPHIFYSKSFRGSDSSLHSKAMIFDRQKSFIGSFNFDPRSVLWNTEVGVLVDSPELAAHVRELALQGMAPALSYEAKLEHGQIVWVTEDNGQMHTLTKEPGSWWRRFNAWFSTTVGLERML comes from the coding sequence GTGAGCCTCAGACAGCCCCTACTCGCTTTGTTGATGCTCACCGCGCTTCTGAGCGGTTGCGCCAGTCTCAACGTGCCGCGCGAACCGAGCCAGGCATTGCCCGCCTCCGACTCCGGTTTCGGCCGCTCGATCCAGGCCCAAGCGGCGCCGTATCAGGGCCGCTCCGGTTTTCGCCTGCTGTCCAACAGCACCGAGGCGTTCACTGCCCGCGCCGAGCTGATCCGCAATGCGCAGAGCAGCCTCGACTTGCAGTACTACATCGTTCACGACGGCGTCAGCACGCGGATGCTGGTGGAGGAGTTGCTTAAGGCTGCAGATCGTGGCGTGCGCGTGCGAATCCTGCTCGACGACACCACCAGCGACGGCCTCGACCAGATCATCGCCACGCTGGCAGCGCATCCGCAGATCCAGATCCGCCTGTTCAACCCGCTGCATCTGGGGCGAAGCACAGGCGCGACGCGGGCGGCCGGTCGCCTGTTAAATCTGTCACTGCAACACCGACGGATGCACAACAAATTGTGGCTGGCGGACAACAGCGTGGCCATCGTCGGCGGGCGCAATCTGGGCGACGAGTATTTCGATGCCGAGCCGAATCTGAATTTCACCGATATCGACATGCTCAGCGTGGGACCCGTGGCCGAGCAACTCGGGCACAGCTTCGACCAGTACTGGAACAGCGCCCTGAGTAAACCCATCGAAGAATTCCTCTCCAGTAAACCCTCGGCCAAGGACCTGCAGAACACCCGCACGCGTCTGGAAGAATCACTGGAAGAAACCCGCAAGCAGAATCACGCGCTGTATCAGCAGTTGATGACCTTCAAAACCGAACCGCGCATGGACATCTGGCGCAAAGAGCTGATCTGGGCCTGGAGTCAGGCGCTGTGGGACGCGCCGAGCAAGGTGCTGGCCAAGGGCGAACCGGATCCGCAGTTGCTCCTGACCACACAACTGGCGCCGGAACTCACGGGTGTCAGCAAAGAGCTGATCATGATCTCGGCCTATTTTGTGCCGGGCCAGCCGGGGCTGGTCTACCTGACCGGGCGTGCCGATGCCGGTGTGTCGGTAAACCTGCTGACCAATTCGCTGGAAGCCACCGATGTGCCAGCGGTTCACGGCGGTTATGCGCCTTATCGCAAGGCGCTGCTGGAGCACGGAGTGAAACTGTTCGAGTTACGTCGCCAGCCTGGGGACGGTGGCGGTAGCGGTCCGCATATTTTTTACAGCAAGTCGTTTCGCGGGTCGGACTCCAGCCTGCACAGCAAGGCGATGATCTTCGATCGGCAGAAGTCGTTTATCGGCTCATTCAACTTCGACCCGCGTTCGGTGCTGTGGAACACCGAAGTCGGCGTGCTGGTGGACAGCCCTGAATTGGCCGCGCACGTGCGCGAACTGGCCCTGCAAGGCATGGCGCCAGCGCTGAGTTACGAGGCGAAACTTGAGCACGGGCAGATCGTCTGGGTCACCGAGGACAATGGCCAGATGCATACGCTGACCAAAGAGCCGGGGAGCTGGTGGCGACGCTTCAATGCGTGGTTCAGCACTACCGTGGGCCTGGAGCGGATGCTGTAG
- a CDS encoding MFS transporter, with protein MRWATYFAVLASVLSVGLALGVSMPLVSLRLEGWGYGSFAIGVMAAMPAIGVLLGAKISSHLAARFGTANLMRLCLWAGALSIGLLALLPSYPIWLVLRLMIGVILTIVFILGESWINQLVVEQWRGRLVALYGSSYALSQLSGPLLLGVLGTGHDYGFWVGVGLLLVSPLLLLGRSGAPSSEASSVTFRDLWGFARELPAIAWAVSLFAAFEAMILTLLPVYCLQQGFTEEIALAMVSTVVVGDALLQLPIGALADYLSRRTLFTGCAVVLMLSSLAIPVLLDTLLIWPLWVLFGASAGGLFTLSLILIGERYRDDALVRANAHIAQLWGVGCLVGPLAAGAGSQWISGHALPWLMAAGAFGLVILLSRQGAFGTEAEPA; from the coding sequence ATGCGGTGGGCGACGTATTTCGCCGTGTTGGCGTCTGTCTTGAGTGTCGGCCTGGCCCTGGGGGTCAGCATGCCGTTGGTGTCGTTGCGTCTGGAGGGTTGGGGCTACGGCTCTTTCGCTATCGGCGTGATGGCGGCGATGCCGGCGATTGGCGTGCTGTTGGGCGCGAAGATTTCCAGTCATCTGGCGGCGCGTTTCGGCACGGCCAACCTGATGCGCCTGTGCCTGTGGGCCGGGGCGCTGTCGATCGGGTTGCTGGCGCTGTTGCCGAGCTATCCGATCTGGCTGGTGCTGCGGTTGATGATTGGCGTGATCCTGACCATCGTCTTCATTCTTGGCGAGAGCTGGATCAATCAACTGGTGGTCGAGCAGTGGCGCGGGCGATTGGTGGCGCTGTATGGCAGCAGTTATGCCTTGAGTCAGCTGTCTGGCCCGTTGCTGTTGGGAGTGCTCGGCACCGGGCATGACTATGGCTTCTGGGTTGGCGTCGGTTTGTTGCTGGTTTCACCGTTGCTCTTGCTGGGACGCAGCGGTGCGCCAAGCAGTGAAGCGAGCAGTGTGACCTTCCGCGATTTGTGGGGCTTTGCCCGCGAGCTGCCGGCGATTGCCTGGGCAGTGTCGTTGTTCGCCGCGTTCGAGGCGATGATCCTGACGCTGTTGCCGGTGTATTGCCTGCAACAGGGGTTCACTGAAGAGATCGCCCTGGCGATGGTCAGCACGGTGGTGGTAGGTGATGCCTTGCTGCAATTACCGATTGGCGCACTGGCCGATTATCTGTCGCGACGCACGCTGTTTACCGGGTGTGCGGTGGTGTTGATGCTGTCGAGCCTGGCGATTCCCGTTCTGCTCGATACACTCTTGATCTGGCCGTTGTGGGTGTTGTTCGGTGCGAGTGCCGGTGGTTTATTCACCTTGTCGCTGATCTTGATTGGCGAACGTTATCGCGACGATGCGCTGGTGCGAGCCAATGCGCATATCGCACAGCTGTGGGGTGTTGGCTGTCTGGTCGGGCCGTTGGCGGCGGGCGCGGGCAGTCAGTGGATCAGCGGGCATGCGCTGCCGTGGCTGATGGCGGCCGGGGCGTTCGGGCTGGTGATTCTGCTGTCGCGTCAAGGTGCGTTCGGCACAGAGGCCGAGCCTGCCTGA
- a CDS encoding aldehyde dehydrogenase, translating into MTTLTRADWEQRARDLKIEGRAYLNGEYTDAVSGETFECISPVDGRLLGKIASCDAADAQRAVENARATFNSGAWSRLAPTKRKATMIRFAGLLKQHAEELALLETLDMGKPISDSLYIDVPGAAQALSWSGEAIDKIYDEVAATPHDQLGLVTREPVGVVGAIVPWNFPLMMACWKLGPALSTGNSVILKPSEKSPLTAIRIAALAVEAGIPKGVLNVLPGYGHTVGKALALHNDVDTLVFTGSTKIAKQLMIYSGESNMKRVWLEAGGKSPNIVFADAPDLQAAAESAASAIAFNQGEVCTAGSRLLVERSIKDKFLPMVIEALKSWKPGNPLDPATNVGALVDTQQMNTVLSYIESGHTDGAKLVAGGKRILQETGGTYVEPTIFDGVSNAMKIAQEEIFGPVLSVIAFDTAEEAIQIANDTPYGLAAAVWTQDISKAHLTAKALRAGSVWVNQYDGGDMTAPFGGFKQSGNGRDKSLHAFDKYTELKATWIKL; encoded by the coding sequence ATGACCACCCTGACTCGTGCCGACTGGGAACAACGCGCCCGCGACCTGAAGATCGAAGGCCGCGCTTACCTCAATGGCGAATACACCGACGCCGTCTCCGGTGAGACCTTCGAGTGCATCAGCCCGGTCGATGGCCGTCTGCTGGGCAAGATCGCCAGCTGTGACGCCGCCGACGCCCAGCGTGCCGTGGAAAACGCCCGCGCTACTTTCAATTCCGGCGCCTGGTCGCGCCTGGCACCGACCAAACGCAAAGCCACCATGATTCGCTTCGCCGGCCTGCTCAAGCAGCACGCTGAAGAACTGGCTCTGCTCGAAACCCTCGACATGGGCAAACCGATCAGCGATTCGCTGTACATCGACGTTCCGGGCGCGGCACAAGCGCTGAGCTGGAGCGGTGAGGCGATCGACAAGATCTACGACGAAGTCGCGGCCACCCCGCACGATCAACTGGGTCTGGTGACCCGCGAGCCAGTGGGCGTTGTCGGCGCCATTGTGCCGTGGAACTTCCCGCTGATGATGGCCTGCTGGAAACTCGGCCCGGCGCTGTCGACCGGTAACTCGGTGATTCTCAAACCGTCGGAAAAGTCGCCGCTGACCGCCATCCGTATCGCGGCGCTGGCTGTTGAGGCCGGCATTCCGAAAGGCGTGCTCAACGTGTTGCCGGGTTACGGCCACACCGTGGGCAAGGCACTGGCCCTGCACAACGATGTGGACACTCTGGTGTTCACCGGTTCGACCAAGATCGCCAAGCAATTGATGATTTATTCCGGCGAATCGAACATGAAACGCGTGTGGCTGGAAGCGGGCGGCAAGAGCCCGAACATCGTTTTTGCCGACGCTCCGGACCTGCAAGCTGCGGCCGAATCCGCTGCCAGCGCCATTGCCTTCAACCAGGGCGAAGTCTGCACGGCGGGTTCGCGTCTGTTGGTCGAGCGTTCGATCAAAGACAAATTCCTGCCGATGGTGATCGAGGCGCTGAAAAGCTGGAAGCCGGGTAACCCGCTGGATCCGGCGACCAACGTTGGTGCACTGGTCGATACCCAGCAGATGAACACCGTGCTGTCGTACATCGAGTCCGGTCATACCGATGGCGCCAAGCTGGTGGCTGGCGGCAAGCGCATTCTTCAGGAAACCGGTGGCACCTACGTCGAGCCGACGATTTTCGACGGCGTGAGCAACGCGATGAAGATCGCTCAGGAAGAGATCTTCGGCCCGGTGCTGTCGGTCATTGCTTTCGATACCGCTGAAGAGGCGATCCAGATCGCCAACGACACGCCTTATGGTCTGGCGGCAGCAGTGTGGACGCAGGACATTTCCAAGGCGCACCTGACCGCCAAGGCGCTGCGCGCCGGCAGCGTGTGGGTCAACCAGTACGACGGCGGCGATATGACTGCGCCGTTCGGCGGCTTCAAGCAGTCGGGCAACGGCCGCGACAAGTCGTTGCACGCGTTCGATAAATACACCGAGCTGAAGGCGACGTGGATCAAGCTGTAA
- a CDS encoding cupin domain-containing protein: MNIQNVVDISLTTSEAERYRPDPAKVLKGDPEQAVFNQYDSPCGQMGVGVWEGAVGQWTVNYTEHEYCEILQGVSVLRDGDGNAKTLRVGDRFVIPAGFRGTWEVLEACRKVYVIFEQKA, translated from the coding sequence ATGAACATCCAGAACGTCGTCGACATCAGCCTGACCACCAGCGAAGCCGAACGCTATCGCCCGGACCCGGCCAAAGTGCTCAAGGGCGATCCCGAGCAGGCCGTGTTCAATCAGTACGACAGCCCTTGCGGGCAGATGGGCGTCGGCGTTTGGGAAGGTGCGGTGGGGCAATGGACAGTGAATTACACCGAGCATGAATACTGCGAGATTTTGCAGGGGGTTTCGGTACTGCGCGACGGTGATGGCAATGCCAAGACCTTGCGTGTGGGCGACCGTTTTGTGATCCCGGCGGGGTTTCGTGGCACTTGGGAAGTGCTGGAGGCTTGCCGCAAGGTCTACGTGATCTTCGAACAGAAGGCCTGA